A genomic segment from Gemmatimonadaceae bacterium encodes:
- a CDS encoding type II secretion system protein, translating to MLTPRNAGARPGLTLVELMVAVTVAGVVLSVLAVAALRQQRFFLALVADAALTGQLRDAASVLPTDLRAAAVGSGDLREATDTSIEVRETISSGVVCDTLGQAVVLAPAAAGAATFAAVSATIETGDAAWVFSPDDSVPTWREHKVLAVGSTHPGQCSAGGPRLIGAALSAPRTALTLDSIGQPWTSVGRPIRVTRPIRFSLYRATDGNWYLGARDWNNVTARFNAIQPLAGPFQSPAAGPLFRWVDSTGAALATPVVRRDQVALARIVLRGRTRASDHALGAAWTSGPRGDSASISVAVRNRP from the coding sequence GTGCTGACTCCGCGCAATGCCGGCGCGCGCCCGGGTCTGACGCTCGTGGAGCTGATGGTTGCCGTCACCGTGGCGGGCGTCGTCCTGTCGGTGCTGGCCGTCGCGGCCCTCCGGCAGCAGCGGTTTTTTCTCGCGCTGGTTGCCGACGCCGCGCTCACCGGGCAGCTTCGCGATGCCGCGTCGGTGTTGCCGACGGATCTTCGCGCAGCCGCCGTGGGCTCAGGCGACCTGCGCGAGGCCACTGACACATCGATCGAAGTTCGCGAAACCATCTCGAGCGGCGTCGTCTGCGACACGCTCGGGCAGGCGGTCGTTCTCGCGCCTGCGGCCGCGGGTGCCGCGACGTTCGCCGCCGTCAGCGCGACCATCGAGACCGGAGACGCGGCGTGGGTCTTCTCGCCTGACGATTCCGTTCCGACGTGGCGCGAGCACAAGGTGCTTGCCGTTGGTTCGACACACCCCGGGCAGTGCAGCGCCGGCGGACCGCGCCTCATAGGGGCAGCGCTCTCTGCGCCGCGCACAGCGTTGACGCTCGATTCGATCGGGCAACCGTGGACGTCCGTCGGCCGGCCGATTCGGGTGACGCGGCCGATCCGCTTCAGCCTCTACCGGGCGACGGACGGCAATTGGTACCTCGGCGCGCGCGACTGGAACAACGTGACTGCCAGGTTCAACGCGATTCAGCCGCTCGCCGGCCCGTTCCAATCCCCGGCGGCCGGCCCGCTTTTTCGCTGGGTCGATTCGACCGGCGCGGCGCTGGCGACGCCCGTGGTTCGACGCGACCAAGTGGCTCTAGCCCGGATCGTTCTTCGTGGACGGACGCGAGCTTCCGACCACGCCCTCGGCGCCGCGTGGACCAGCGGACCCCGCGGAGATTCGGCGTCGATCTCAGTCGCGGTGCGAAATCGGCCATGA
- a CDS encoding prepilin-type N-terminal cleavage/methylation domain-containing protein, giving the protein MLKMRKGFTLIELLIVVVIIGILAAIAIPKFANTKQKAYITAMKSDLRNLVTAEEAYFADSSQYTATVANLKFQSTNQVSQPSITAGTGNWYATVTHSQIASPFKCGVGINTTNPVVTGASEGEPACQ; this is encoded by the coding sequence ATGCTCAAAATGCGCAAGGGCTTTACCCTCATCGAACTTCTGATCGTCGTGGTCATCATCGGCATTCTTGCCGCGATCGCGATTCCGAAGTTCGCGAACACGAAGCAGAAGGCGTACATCACGGCGATGAAGTCTGACCTTCGTAACCTCGTGACGGCTGAGGAGGCGTACTTCGCCGACAGCTCGCAGTACACCGCGACGGTGGCCAACCTGAAGTTCCAGAGCACGAACCAGGTCTCGCAGCCGTCGATCACGGCGGGCACGGGCAACTGGTACGCGACGGTGACCCACTCGCAGATCGCGAGCCCGTTCAAGTGCGGCGTCGGCATCAACACGACGAACCCGGTTGTGACGGGCGCGTCCGAAGGCGAGCCGGCCTGCCAGTAA
- a CDS encoding glycosyltransferase family 2 protein, whose translation MRQRTPLDPDAVTLSVLVPVYNERDTIDLILDQVNATPMRKEIICVNDRSTDGTEDILDRLLAQGRIDRLIHQPENRGKGAAIREALSASTGEIVIVQDADLEYDPADWPTLLDPIIDGRADACFGSRFLGGPHRVLYYWHSVGNRWLTTYSNMLTNLNLTDMETCYKAMRGDLARSIAPQLRANRFGFEPEITARLARADARIFEVPISYSGRTYAEGKKIGWKDGIAAFWHITKFNLLS comes from the coding sequence ATGCGACAGCGCACGCCGCTCGATCCAGACGCGGTCACCTTGTCGGTGCTCGTTCCCGTGTACAACGAGCGCGACACGATCGACCTCATTTTGGATCAGGTGAACGCGACACCGATGCGCAAGGAGATCATCTGCGTCAACGACCGTTCAACGGACGGCACGGAGGATATCCTCGACCGCCTGTTGGCGCAGGGTCGTATCGACCGTCTGATTCATCAGCCGGAAAACCGTGGCAAGGGCGCGGCCATTCGCGAGGCGCTCTCGGCGAGCACGGGTGAGATCGTCATCGTGCAGGACGCGGATCTCGAGTACGACCCAGCCGACTGGCCCACGCTCCTCGATCCAATCATCGACGGCCGCGCCGACGCCTGTTTCGGCTCACGCTTCCTCGGCGGGCCGCACCGCGTGCTGTATTACTGGCACTCGGTCGGCAATCGCTGGCTCACGACGTACAGCAACATGCTGACGAATCTGAACCTCACCGACATGGAGACCTGCTACAAGGCGATGCGCGGCGACCTCGCGCGCTCGATCGCCCCGCAGCTCCGCGCGAACCGGTTCGGCTTCGAGCCCGAGATCACGGCGCGCCTCGCCCGCGCCGACGCGCGAATCTTCGAAGTGCCGATCAGCTACTCGGGCCGCACGTACGCCGAAGGCAAGAAGATCGGATGGAAGGACGGCATCGCCGCCTTCTGGCACATCACCAAGTTCAATCTCCTCTCATGA
- a CDS encoding sigma-54 dependent transcriptional regulator: MIDTPNRPTVLVVDDETGILDSLNILLRNEGFAPYTAHGGKAGLDRIDELGPDIVLTDIRMPNIGGVEILAAARQSDPDTPVILMTAQATLQSAMQAVNEGAFYYIQKPFRNDELVAILRRAAEHRKLRVENKSLKQAIRRAERGGDSRPVGTSKPWLEVLHLVETVAPTDSTVLIQGESGTGKEVIARYIHDLSTRTDGPFLSINCGALPESLLESELFGHTKGSFTGAIRDKIGLFGAATKGTFFLDEIGETTPATQVKLLRALQHREVIPVGATEAVPVDARVVAATNRDLDEQIRAGHFRSDLYYRLNVIALHLPPLRQRAEDIPVLADHFLHRIAAMRNSEPKRLNDAARDALMVYNWPGNVRELENALERAVILTEGPEISIGALPERVTQRSAEPLVSSKTPENPTLEAIERAYIMWVLQSEAGNKSRAAEVLGIDPSTLYRKLSRYEVEA, encoded by the coding sequence GTGATCGACACGCCAAACCGGCCCACGGTCCTCGTCGTCGACGACGAGACGGGTATCCTGGATTCCCTCAACATTCTGCTGCGCAACGAAGGATTCGCGCCGTACACCGCGCACGGCGGAAAGGCGGGGCTCGATCGCATCGACGAGTTGGGGCCCGACATCGTCCTCACGGACATCCGCATGCCGAACATCGGCGGCGTCGAGATCCTCGCCGCGGCGCGTCAGTCGGACCCGGACACGCCTGTCATCCTCATGACGGCGCAAGCCACCTTGCAGTCGGCCATGCAAGCCGTGAACGAAGGCGCGTTCTACTACATCCAGAAGCCGTTCCGCAACGACGAGCTGGTCGCGATTCTGCGGCGAGCCGCCGAGCACCGAAAGCTCCGCGTCGAGAACAAGTCGCTCAAGCAGGCGATTCGCCGGGCCGAGCGAGGCGGCGACTCGCGCCCGGTCGGCACGAGCAAGCCGTGGCTCGAGGTGCTGCACCTCGTGGAAACCGTCGCGCCAACCGATTCGACGGTTCTCATTCAGGGAGAATCGGGAACCGGTAAGGAGGTCATCGCGCGCTACATCCACGACCTCTCCACGCGAACCGACGGTCCCTTCCTGTCGATCAACTGCGGCGCGCTTCCCGAGAGCCTGCTCGAGAGCGAATTGTTCGGTCATACGAAGGGATCGTTCACCGGCGCCATTCGCGACAAGATCGGTCTCTTCGGCGCGGCGACGAAAGGCACGTTCTTCCTCGACGAAATCGGCGAGACCACGCCGGCGACGCAGGTCAAGCTCCTGCGCGCGCTGCAGCATCGCGAGGTCATTCCGGTCGGCGCCACCGAGGCGGTGCCCGTCGACGCGCGCGTCGTCGCGGCGACGAATCGCGACCTCGACGAACAGATTCGCGCCGGACACTTCCGCAGCGACCTGTATTACCGGTTGAACGTCATCGCGCTGCATCTGCCGCCGCTGCGTCAGCGCGCGGAAGACATTCCGGTGTTGGCCGATCACTTCCTGCACCGCATCGCCGCCATGCGGAACTCCGAGCCGAAACGTCTGAACGACGCGGCGCGCGACGCACTGATGGTCTACAACTGGCCCGGCAACGTCCGCGAGCTCGAGAACGCCCTCGAGCGCGCCGTGATTCTGACCGAGGGGCCGGAGATCTCCATCGGCGCGCTGCCCGAGCGAGTCACGCAGCGGAGCGCCGAGCCGCTCGTGTCGTCGAAAACCCCCGAGAATCCGACACTCGAGGCGATCGAACGCGCCTACATCATGTGGGTGTTGCAGAGCGAGGCCGGCAACAAGTCGCGCGCCGCCGAGGTGCTCGGTATCGACCCGTCCACGTTGTACCGCAAGCTCTCGCGCTACGAGGTCGAGGCGTGA
- a CDS encoding ATP-binding protein: protein MRLTPRSSDPALKAILDPRRLLRWVLIGRLCLATAIFIAAVTNWTSVDRSKTLVASLAFAISAIVTVGSAGYAEIYRKRFGQAFLYMQAIFDLLLVTAVVHLTNGTASPFAALYILVIATASLLVPVSGGLIIAALGIAFYFTDVVLILDSPLSDPGVWLQLAVIALVTLGIRYLSARLRESGEGKAMLVAALEQTRLQADDILRNIRSGVITVNAEGRLLFANPTAEQLLDVPLISKLGQPVVESIEKASPELATAIQLAAETKTRTTRGEGVVTTGSRRFPIGVTTTYTEHDPEGGRRTATAIFQDLSDQKRMDALRLRAERLEGIAELSASLAHEIKNPLASIRSAVEQIGRMPAVNEDQKTLSSLVMKESDRLSRLLSEFLDFARVRVAKTKPIDLAAVARGAARLADTHPDRDTSVRVTFEEPAAGRISLDGDEDLLHRAVFNLALNAVQAAPANTEVRIEVARGPLDPIPAGIRFDSEPVSLRVTDAGPGIPPDVRDKMFDPFFTTKSNGTGLGLAVVHRAIEAHRGLVLVDSNAHGTRFTVILPSSQNGRGSHDTPLNTRSVS, encoded by the coding sequence GTGCGACTCACTCCCCGATCGTCCGATCCCGCACTCAAGGCGATCCTCGACCCGCGGCGGCTCCTCCGCTGGGTCCTCATCGGGCGGCTCTGTCTCGCGACCGCGATCTTCATCGCCGCGGTCACCAACTGGACGTCGGTAGACCGGAGCAAGACGCTCGTCGCGTCGCTGGCCTTCGCGATTTCGGCCATCGTCACCGTGGGTTCGGCCGGCTATGCGGAAATATATCGGAAGCGGTTCGGGCAGGCCTTCTTATATATGCAGGCGATATTCGACCTGCTGCTCGTCACGGCGGTCGTCCACCTGACCAACGGCACGGCCTCGCCGTTCGCCGCCCTCTACATCCTCGTCATCGCCACGGCGTCGCTGCTCGTTCCGGTGAGCGGCGGACTGATCATCGCGGCCCTCGGGATCGCGTTCTACTTCACCGACGTCGTCCTGATCCTGGATTCGCCGCTGAGCGACCCCGGCGTATGGCTCCAGCTCGCGGTCATCGCGCTGGTGACGCTTGGGATCCGGTATTTGAGCGCACGGCTCCGCGAAAGCGGTGAAGGGAAAGCGATGCTCGTCGCGGCGCTCGAGCAGACGCGGCTCCAAGCCGACGACATCCTCCGAAACATCCGCAGCGGCGTCATCACGGTGAACGCCGAAGGGCGGCTGCTGTTCGCCAACCCGACCGCCGAGCAACTGCTCGACGTCCCCCTCATCTCGAAACTCGGCCAGCCCGTCGTCGAATCGATCGAGAAGGCTTCCCCGGAATTGGCGACGGCAATCCAGCTCGCCGCGGAAACGAAGACGCGCACCACGCGCGGTGAAGGCGTCGTGACCACTGGATCCCGGCGCTTTCCCATCGGCGTCACGACCACGTACACGGAGCACGATCCCGAAGGCGGTCGACGAACGGCGACGGCGATTTTCCAGGACCTCTCCGACCAAAAGCGCATGGACGCTCTCCGCCTGCGCGCGGAGCGTCTCGAGGGCATCGCCGAGTTGAGCGCGTCGCTGGCGCACGAGATCAAGAATCCGCTCGCGTCGATCCGCAGCGCGGTGGAACAGATCGGGCGGATGCCCGCGGTCAACGAAGATCAGAAGACGCTCAGCAGCCTGGTCATGAAGGAGTCGGATCGTCTGTCGAGGCTCCTCTCGGAGTTTCTCGACTTCGCGCGCGTGCGCGTCGCCAAGACGAAGCCGATCGATCTCGCCGCGGTCGCGCGCGGCGCGGCGCGCCTCGCCGACACGCACCCCGACCGCGACACCAGCGTGCGGGTCACGTTCGAGGAGCCGGCCGCGGGCCGCATTTCGCTCGACGGTGACGAGGATCTTCTCCACCGGGCCGTTTTCAATCTGGCGCTCAACGCCGTGCAGGCGGCGCCCGCCAACACCGAAGTGCGCATCGAGGTCGCGCGCGGGCCGCTCGATCCGATTCCCGCCGGCATTCGGTTCGACTCCGAGCCGGTGTCGCTGCGCGTGACGGACGCAGGGCCGGGAATTCCGCCCGATGTCCGAGATAAAATGTTCGACCCGTTTTTCACTACGAAATCGAACGGCACGGGGCTCGGTCTCGCCGTCGTGCATCGCGCTATCGAGGCGCACCGCGGTCTCGTTCTCGTGGACAGCAATGCCCACGGCACGCGGTTCACCGTGATCCTTCCAAGCTCTCAGAACGGCCGCGGCTCGCACGATACGCCGCTCAACACAAGGAGTGTTTCGTGA
- the arfB gene encoding alternative ribosome rescue aminoacyl-tRNA hydrolase ArfB: MADSRFLNIAPGVSVPRSELEYRASRSSGPGGQHVNTTSTRIELLWNLEQSRVLSEEQRARLRTRLASRLDSTGSIRVVAGTRRSQQQNKQAAEERLAALVRHALHVPKRRRPTKRPKAANERRLTQKKRRGELKRERHSDAD, encoded by the coding sequence ATGGCTGATTCGAGGTTCTTGAACATCGCTCCGGGCGTTTCGGTCCCCAGGTCGGAACTCGAGTACCGGGCATCCCGGTCCAGCGGGCCGGGTGGCCAGCATGTGAACACGACGTCGACCCGCATCGAGCTTCTTTGGAATCTCGAACAGTCGCGCGTTCTCTCCGAAGAGCAGCGGGCTCGGCTACGCACTCGATTGGCGTCTCGATTGGATTCGACCGGCAGCATTCGCGTGGTCGCGGGCACGCGACGAAGCCAACAGCAGAACAAGCAAGCCGCCGAAGAGCGACTTGCCGCGTTGGTGCGTCACGCGCTGCACGTCCCAAAGCGTCGTCGCCCAACGAAACGGCCGAAGGCCGCGAACGAGCGACGCCTCACTCAGAAGAAGCGTCGCGGAGAGTTGAAGCGCGAGCGACACTCAGACGCTGACTGA
- a CDS encoding SusC/RagA family TonB-linked outer membrane protein, whose protein sequence is MRLTRSRQFVLASAVPLLLLAPALASAQGSISGTVTASTGGIPLPESRVIVVGTSLFATTGPDGKYKITKVPEGTAELRVLHVGYQEQKKSVRVLEGQTATLDFAMTTSIVQLDEVVTTATGEQRRAEVGNAVDNISISKLTEVAPVRTVADVLNARAPGVFVQQGTQTGSGQRIRVRGISSVSLSNEPIFIVDGIRMSSNNGSTTFGNGGNDFSRLGDISPEDIENIEIVKGPSAATLYGTDAANGVIMITTKKGRGGAPKWNAYAEGGMLDDRNHYDYNYTLAGMNPTTKAKLILSGQCTLVMVSLGTCVKSDGTHGYDSLRKYSPILDPTVTPLGYGYRNAEGVQVSGGTDVIRYFLSGGRDDETGVFQLDPYEKHRFDSLGVALHSWQMRPNSRLLNSFRANISAAVTPQFDADVSFGYNTVAALTSNESNNTVGIGSQAFGGPGYRNNGLVSGLADSLVGYRAGTPGLIWQEQLQQNVNRMIGAANLNWRPTSWLQTRANFGSDFTDRVDTRLHMNGEGWPLTATYRDGFAGNGRTNITNLSADLGATANYNPSRFHWLALKTTIGTQYNNSRLDQNEADGTTLPPGATTAGQGSTPGSSEGFTIQKTWGTFIEESGAIRDRLFLTGAVRSDQNSAFGTKFQRVFYPKFSVSWQISDEDFFPHSNIFSHVNSLHLRLARGASGVQPGPNDALRTFSAGSASIKLTDAPTETFSQIGNDSLRPERSTEWETGFDSRLFGNRVQFDVTYYSKLTKDALISAIIAPSLGSGATSQRANLGSVKNAGWEATLGGQLIDRRNLGIDFHIGTSLNANKVVSLGPTPPQIGVTNWIVAGYPIRGIWAQPIIGWNDKNHDGILTVDEVNVEADSLFGGIDPVTGKRIFIGPGIFRGYAEPRYLTTLTSGIDLFNRRLRITNLFDWRGGNTYYNQTERIRCTRPNCSGLFNPNASFQDQAMVVAAIYSPLKSLDGYYQPGAFVKWREATATWTLPHALLAKTRARDGSSVVFSARNLHLWTKYRGTDPESDFTATGGGDSPSEFQTFAQPTIFQFRLNLIF, encoded by the coding sequence ATGAGATTGACGAGGTCACGACAGTTCGTGTTGGCCAGCGCAGTTCCACTCCTGCTCTTGGCACCCGCTCTCGCGAGCGCACAGGGCTCCATTTCGGGAACGGTCACCGCCTCGACGGGCGGCATCCCGCTGCCCGAGTCTCGCGTGATCGTGGTCGGCACGAGCCTGTTCGCCACGACCGGCCCGGACGGCAAATACAAGATCACTAAAGTGCCCGAGGGCACGGCCGAGCTGCGCGTCCTGCACGTCGGCTACCAAGAGCAGAAGAAGTCCGTGCGCGTGCTCGAAGGGCAGACGGCGACGCTCGACTTCGCGATGACGACCAGCATCGTGCAACTCGACGAAGTCGTGACCACGGCGACGGGTGAACAGCGCCGCGCGGAAGTGGGCAACGCGGTCGACAACATCTCGATCTCCAAGCTCACGGAAGTGGCGCCGGTCCGAACCGTCGCCGACGTGCTCAATGCCCGCGCCCCGGGCGTTTTCGTGCAACAGGGCACGCAGACCGGATCGGGACAGCGCATTCGCGTGCGCGGCATCAGCAGCGTGAGCCTGTCGAACGAGCCGATCTTCATCGTCGACGGCATCCGCATGAGCAGCAACAACGGCTCGACGACGTTCGGCAACGGCGGCAACGACTTCAGCCGGCTGGGCGACATCAGCCCGGAAGACATCGAGAACATCGAGATCGTGAAGGGTCCGTCGGCGGCGACGCTGTACGGGACGGACGCGGCGAACGGCGTCATCATGATCACGACCAAGAAGGGCCGTGGCGGAGCGCCCAAGTGGAACGCGTACGCCGAAGGCGGCATGCTCGACGACCGCAACCACTACGACTACAACTACACGTTGGCCGGCATGAATCCGACGACGAAGGCGAAGCTCATCTTGTCGGGTCAATGCACGCTCGTGATGGTTTCCCTCGGCACCTGCGTGAAGAGCGACGGAACCCACGGTTACGACAGCCTTCGCAAGTACAGCCCGATTCTCGATCCGACCGTCACGCCGCTCGGCTACGGCTATCGCAATGCCGAGGGCGTGCAGGTATCCGGCGGGACCGACGTGATTCGCTACTTCCTGTCGGGCGGCCGCGACGACGAGACCGGCGTGTTCCAGCTGGATCCCTACGAGAAGCATCGTTTCGACTCGCTCGGCGTCGCGCTTCACTCGTGGCAGATGCGACCCAATTCCCGTCTGTTGAACAGCTTCCGCGCGAACATCAGCGCGGCGGTCACCCCGCAATTCGACGCCGACGTGAGCTTCGGCTACAACACCGTCGCCGCGCTGACGAGCAACGAATCGAACAACACGGTCGGCATCGGCTCGCAGGCCTTCGGCGGCCCTGGCTACCGCAACAACGGCCTCGTGAGCGGCCTGGCCGATTCGCTCGTCGGCTATCGCGCCGGCACGCCGGGCCTCATCTGGCAGGAGCAGCTGCAGCAGAACGTGAATCGAATGATCGGCGCCGCGAACCTCAACTGGCGTCCGACCAGCTGGCTGCAGACGCGCGCGAATTTCGGCTCGGACTTCACGGACCGCGTCGACACGCGCTTGCACATGAACGGCGAAGGTTGGCCGCTCACCGCGACGTACCGCGACGGATTCGCCGGCAACGGACGCACGAACATCACGAACCTGTCCGCCGATCTCGGCGCGACGGCGAATTACAACCCGTCCCGGTTCCATTGGTTGGCGCTCAAGACGACGATCGGCACGCAGTACAACAACTCGCGTCTTGACCAGAACGAGGCCGACGGCACCACCCTGCCGCCGGGCGCCACCACGGCGGGACAGGGCTCCACGCCGGGCAGCAGTGAAGGCTTCACGATTCAGAAGACGTGGGGCACGTTCATCGAGGAATCCGGCGCGATCCGCGACCGCCTCTTCCTCACGGGCGCCGTCCGCTCCGACCAGAACAGCGCGTTCGGCACGAAATTCCAGCGCGTCTTCTATCCGAAGTTCAGCGTGTCGTGGCAGATCTCCGACGAGGATTTCTTCCCGCACAGCAACATCTTCAGCCACGTCAACAGCCTGCATCTGCGTCTCGCGCGCGGCGCCTCAGGCGTGCAGCCCGGTCCCAACGACGCGCTCCGCACGTTCAGCGCCGGCTCGGCGAGCATCAAGTTGACCGACGCTCCGACGGAGACGTTCAGCCAGATCGGCAACGACAGCCTGCGTCCCGAGCGGTCGACCGAGTGGGAGACCGGTTTCGATTCGCGCCTGTTCGGCAACCGGGTGCAGTTCGACGTGACGTACTACTCGAAATTGACGAAGGACGCGCTGATCAGCGCGATCATCGCGCCGTCGCTCGGCTCCGGCGCGACGAGCCAGCGCGCCAACCTCGGCTCGGTGAAGAACGCCGGCTGGGAAGCGACGCTCGGCGGGCAGCTGATCGATCGTCGGAATCTCGGGATCGATTTCCACATCGGCACGTCGCTCAACGCGAACAAGGTCGTCAGCCTCGGTCCGACGCCGCCGCAGATCGGCGTCACCAACTGGATCGTGGCGGGCTATCCCATCCGCGGCATCTGGGCGCAGCCGATCATCGGCTGGAACGACAAGAACCACGACGGCATCCTGACGGTCGATGAGGTGAACGTCGAAGCAGATTCGCTCTTCGGCGGAATCGATCCGGTCACGGGCAAGAGGATCTTCATCGGCCCGGGAATCTTCCGCGGCTACGCCGAGCCTCGGTACCTGACGACGTTGACGTCGGGCATCGATCTGTTCAACCGCCGGCTCCGCATCACGAACCTGTTCGATTGGCGGGGCGGCAACACGTATTACAACCAGACGGAGCGCATCCGCTGCACGCGTCCGAACTGCAGCGGCCTGTTCAACCCGAACGCGTCGTTCCAGGATCAGGCCATGGTCGTGGCGGCGATTTACAGTCCGCTCAAATCGCTCGACGGCTACTACCAGCCCGGCGCCTTCGTGAAATGGCGCGAGGCGACGGCCACGTGGACACTGCCGCACGCGCTGCTCGCGAAGACGCGCGCCCGCGACGGCAGCAGCGTCGTGTTCTCGGCTCGCAACCTCCATTTGTGGACGAAATACCGCGGGACGGATCCGGAGAGCGACTTCACGGCGACCGGCGGGGGCGATTCGCCGAGCGAATTCCAGACGTTCGCCCAGCCGACGATTTTCCAGTTCCGACTCAACCTCATCTTCTGA